The genomic segment GAGACATATtgtggaagaaacaaaaacaaagaataaaaaaaaacagtgtgggacaagcttgtgaagagttacagaaaacgtttggcttccgttattgccaacaaagggtacataataAAGTATtcagatgaacttttggtaatgaccaaatacttattttccactataatttgtaaataaattcttaaaataccaaacaatgtgattttcaggtttttttccacattctgtctcatggttgaggtttacccatgttgacaattacaggtctCTTTAATCTCTTCAAGTGGgttaacttgcacaattggtgtttgactaaatacttgccccactgtatgtacagttgtggtcaaaagtttacatacacttgtgaagaacataatgtcatggctctcttgaatttccagttatttctacaactgatATTTCTCTGATggtgtgattggaacagatacttctttgtcacaaaaaacatgcattaagtTGGGTTCTttcatgactttattatgggtaaacagaaaaaagtgatcaaatctgctgggtaaaaaatatacatacagcattGCTAATATTTGGTAGCATGTCACCTGGCcgttttcacttcaattaggcacttttggtagctgtccacaagcttctggcaagcttctgatTAAaactttgaccactcctcttgacagaattggttcagttcagttaaattgcaaggctttctgacatggacttgttttttcagctttctccacaagttctcaatggggttcagccattccattaccacttttgatgtgtgattggggtcattgtcctcttggaacacccaactgcttccaagacccaatcttcgggctgaggACTTTAGGTTaccttgaagaatttgaaggtaatccttcTTAGTCTtctcatttactctctgtaaagcaccagttccattggcagcaaaataGACCCGCATTATACTACAACCACGGTTTGCAGTGTCGCTCGGGCGATAACAGGACAGGTTAGATCTACCCCCGGAGAAGCAGTACTGGCCGAAGCAAACCTCCCTACGATAGCCACGAGAAGAGACCATCTGAGCGTTATAGCGTTAGAAAAATTGCTGCGAGTAGAGGAAGAAAACCCATGGCATGAAATCGCTAAGAAGAAAGTGAGACAACGAACGAAAAAGACAGGCTGGAGGGAGAAAACATCAGCAATTTGGACTAAGCTCTTCGGGAATTGCAAGCCAAATACATTCCCCGACTCCACGCCCCCGTGGATGGACATCGGTGATCCAGCATATGAGTTAGCagagacaaagacagacagacaaagcgAAGACAGCGAAGCGGCACTTAAGAAGTTACGCGAGAACTGGGCGGAGTATGATCTCACCATCTACACCGATGGCTCCACTTTGAGTTCCAACGAGAATGGCGGAGCCGGGATCATCTTCACGACAAGCCCACCGGAAGACCCACGAATACTAAGAACAGTAAGCATTCCAGCCGGTAGATGGTGCTCGTCCCATCGAGCCGAGCTGAAAGCGGTGGCGTTCGCCCTCGAGGACGAAGCCAGGGACAAGAACTTGCGAACAATACGGGTGGTACAAGACAGCAAAGCGGTGTTGACCAGAATCGAGAATTGTAATCCAACAATCCCCCTGGCTAGTAGCGAGGAGAAGACGATCCTAGAAAGTCTTCAAAAATGCCACCGTAACAACTGTAAGGTGACCTTCTCATGGTGTCAAAGCCACTGTGGGGTGAAGGGGAATGAGCTGGCCGACGATGCAGCGAAGGTAGAAACGAAGGAGAACCAGAACAACGTCGGCATCTTGGACACTACGGCCAAAGCAGCCATCTGGCGCTTCACCCGCAGAGAGTTCGTCACCAAGCCGCTACTTCGGGCGATCTACGGTGAGAGGGGGGAGCAGCTGAACAGAGTTGAAGAGCGACGCCTGAGCAGAAAAGACCAAGTAACAGTCAGCCGCCTCCGCAGTGGTCATCACCCGGATCTCCGATATTGGCAGAACCTGATCAACAGCGAAGAGTCCACCCAATGCCGCGGCTGCGAAATGGGGCAGGAGACAGCAGAACACGTCCTTCTGGAATGCCCGGCCGTTGGTCCATTCACCAGGGGTACGCTCGTCACCAAGGGAAGTATGGCCAAGGATCATGTATCGATTATCCGAGTATGGAACAGATGGAGAACGAAGGTGATCGGAGCGGGGAAGGTCGCGAGCCAGTAGAGGGAAAACGAAAAACGACATTGCAGTGCTCAACAAcaaccactcagagctgccaacaaggaacatggcaccctacgtttttcatccagccggagatatttgactgcccctcacctccgactaccccccggatgaactaatccgcgttccagtggcagctctagcgctgtctgagggtaatcctcaggcgcttgtagtgactcaacaacaacaactacaaccaccttgcttgacggtaggcatggtgtacttggggttaaaggcctcaccttttctcctccagacATATtcctgggcattgtggccaaacagcttgatttttgtttcgtctgaccacataACTTTCCCCCAGatggtcttatctttgtccatgcgatcagcagcaaacttcagtcgagcctgcttgtgccgcttttggagcaagtgcTTCCTTgctgcacggcagcctctcagtccaaggagatgcaaaacatgcttgactgtggacactgacacctgtgttccaacagcttctaattcttggcagatctgcttttttggTGATTGAATCTTCTCCATCCTGAcaaattttctctcagcagcaggtgatagcttgcattttcttcttgATCGTGGCATTGACAAAAATgtgccatgcactttaaaattacaaaaaaatgtttgcaccCTTGCTCTCGGGACCtgcagcatccaccttcctctgcccagttcatTGCAATGCGGAAGTTCCGGAAGTGTGTGGCGTATCTCCAGTGCACAAAAAAATGCGTGTTATAATTTGTTTagggcctatataagtatattgaaggtttatatgagtgcatttttatgtttaaggcttgtataagtaaccaacattggtttgtactgaaaagaacatttaataaaatggagagattacatacagtactgtatacatacattatcgagatggagagagagatttacgagaaactggcTGAAAGAAGCTGtttaatgacgattgcacagttttcttctttttttcatcataaatgatgcggtagcactgtctAAGATAAGACAGTCTCTttcttgttcatattgtatcagttttttatgtataagagcgtcatagtcatccttatggctgacatgtcagcataaacacccaactgtctgactgaataatcaatcttagtcttgtgattgggttgacatgtcagcacaaatactcaactgtccgacactgatatattacttttttccctgcaaatgactgaaacgtatctgtccaacgtcctagtgacaactttcagttttgcctgtatttaagacacactcactggtaattcgactagagttgcaagaacatcgcgctgaacaggactctgctgttagagctctcactctccactttgcagtttggtaataaacttttttcctattaaattgatctcactctttcttaacctgctcctaaagttgtatttcagatctatcatactttggtgccgaaaaccagAGACCGAACAGCCAACAATTGTCGGAGCGACGACggagcacgacgacagcatcctccttTGGAAGGATACACCCGCGGACGTTCCCTCGCTGCTCCGGTGATTTGGTGACGggtccccgaactagggcaggttcggaacgagaaagatcgtgagttcaccctttgatttctgtctctgTGAAGTGTGAAAATTTGATTGAGTGTTAACACTGCGGTAGGATTAACAGTTTGCGGTCAGGGACCAGCTTATgatgaacataatagtttttcgGTCTGGGACCAGCATGCgttgaacataatagtttttttggtccgggactaGCGTGCGTCGAACATTATAGTTTTTTGGTAGAACCAACATAAGTTGAACAAGATAGAGTCGGGGAcgtatagtcttggtctgttaatagagtccgGGACTCTCCTAACacaaaagtcagggacttttggtcttggtgTTTTCAGTGATATTAGGTGAATCACGAAGTATAGATCAATTTCTGCAAATTTggaatagaattgttgtttaaactattaagtgaGGGATTAATCCGGAAAGTGACAATGTAAATGGGTTTATTGCTAGACTGCAGGATGGAGAATGGAGGGTTACCGGATGCGTAGTGTGGGGAGTTGCCTGTGTCTGCCGTGATGGGTGGAGAGGCATGATTTCTGTCTTaatttgaaggatatggaagGTTTGATGAGCGTAGAAGGGGAATTGTtgaagaaaagattttggtaagtgaatagaaaagattttggtaagtgaatagaaaagattttggtaagtgaatggaaaagattttggtaagcgaatagaaaagattttggtaagtgaatagaaaagatgttggtaagtgaatagaaaagatgttgataagtgaatagaaaagattttggtaagtgcaagaaaagattttggaaagtgaatagaaaagaaagtgtgggaaaagcagctgaaggagtgagagaggcagagagagagagaaagagaaagcgaGAGGGCTAGAGtgcgagagagtgagagagagagagccagagagcgagaacaagagagagagattagaaaaagaaaaaaaagtaaaattctTAAGGAAATTCATTACAGAGGGAgactgcttctcaacaggaaacggaccaacTTTGGTGCCAGGTGGTGCCTTGAAGTGGGAAACGTCCATTCCAagcattgctgaccaaccaacaGACTTGAAAATAGCCAAGAAGGGGGTGTGGAgccttttgcactgtaagaaagttctctcagttgaaacgtttgaggagacgggtgagataaactttctgacgtaataaaacaaaacgccaaccactccagtatagattggaaagattattgctcagcaagcaaggCCATAAAACCATGCgaaactatttttattggtcTTTTTGTCTCCCCTTCTTATAAAGGGTTCAAATAAacgaccagaaaaagagaagctgcagtgggaggcggaaggagccactcaacacgaGAACAGCCTCTATGCAAACAAACCATgcatcccacaatcattgtttgaattaattgcaaaattgagccatgggaggagccatgagtatggggatctgtaacttcagacccaacatttaaacatgtctcaacagggggggatGATCAGTATACTACAACAAAGGTAGGtcaccaaacctactttaaaaaaaacatttgcagaaactgtctcacctgctgtagacacaactcttaaggcaatgaacgacacaAGCAAGGAACAAGGCAGACATGGACATATCCCTTTGAGGTTCTGAAtatggatttcatcgagctACACCAAGGGGGCATATACAGGTACTGTCTGGTGTTCATTaaccaagtgggttgagatatgtctATCCTAGAAAGCGGAGGCCAcagcagtcgcaaaagccatttgcaaaaggatcattccaagccatggaataccacgagtcatttggagtgatggtgGTGCTCGCTTCGTGAGCCGCGTGATCCAAGGGACGGCATCTTGCAATCAACCAAGGTATTATTGTGCCTGCTGCCCCCAGAGTGCTTGGCTCTTTGgaagaaccaatggaacagtaagaCTCAGACTGGGGGTGGAGGAGACTAGTgaaacagattctctcactcagtggttatgcaaatgttccaagaaagaactgtgataaatgcaaataatctgccgacatcttctcggtcttccacacaggaggtcctgtccccaggcgacctggtactcgtcaaggtgataaaaaagtGCTGGTCATCTCTACGTCGGGACGGGCCAAaccgtgtgattttgaccactaacttcaccaagttggcactaccgtcaaagctgatgaacgagtgtCGGAGTTCACGACcaggatccagtgtggggctgggatgtgcccctcaaacacaaacactggtcagtctcctccaaaatcctaatgacTCTGTTTCCCTGGGTGCGTGTGGTAAGGAACGCCCTGCGTCTGGAGACCATTgactgcaggttccgggcctgtgtcggcgcatcagtctggCTGCGGCAAGGCCGAGAGGCCCAGTTAGCAGTTaaaggtgattttccagggttGCCCTGTTCTTGACGGAGCATGCCACCCAGCAGgaaggtgtgtgtgccatggtgggacaCTCCCACCCATGGTGGGACACGTCGCAGCCCTCATCCCTGCCGAcgcgtcctgctcggtccatgatgccctgcaggccaTAGGGGACATGCGGAGCGCtatgaccggagatccggttccacaggGGGgttggcttgactggttcctctcaaGCTCATGAAcacactcttttgaaagccctaataccatttgtaactgttattgATCTCGTGCTTGTTACcctaacctgttgtttaccctgcttctcagctttgaacaaacgtaccattaatgccatTGTCAAACTACCATGATTGAAGTgttttgtgaagaatttcattttaaagtagTGTCGGTAATGAATgaagttttgatatttttatagtcacaaatGGGGGgaatattggggtagacctgccaactggtttaatcattttttgttcatgtcgagccatgtggccaaacaGGTTTTACAAGTGTTTGTTCAGACAGTAATGTAAGataggccaactagctggccttgcaattggtTGTTCGCACcacaaattgtaagatagctaactagctggccttgcaattgtttccttgtattgtggaatatggccaactcactttggaacagtatgttcgaaacgcgcaatataagattggctgcggcagtttgtgtgagctataaaaatatcgcgtttgcatacaacttaaacctgctaatgtctaaccatattagcccaaagttttgttttgagaattgcgaggaagacaGGCTGTAAGAgattcacagctgtcggagcattctccaaccatcctgcagtccggtaataaacctatttcctaaaTAAATTGagctcactctttcttaacctgctcctgaagttgtattttcagacttatcaattgattcgggcataacagaacttttgaacatccctagatgattattctTATGCAGaatgatcaaaaatacatccccatcatcattggacacaagtcctgggtaaatacaccaaccagaaccgattgggcctggttctaatacaaccactatttttattgcaaaatgcatgtttttgacactatttatggtgggaaatagtcccagaacatccctggatctctTTATAcaaagaatagtgaaaatacatctacctacAGAAtcgatactaattctgggtaaaagcaacaaccagaaccgactgagcctgttTCTAATTCagccaccatgcaaaataaagatcgcAAAtgaaggtcattgattcgggcataaaagaatttctgaacatctttagatgattatttttatacagaatagtcaaaaatacaccCCCATTATCATTTTACACAAGTTCTGGGTAAATACGCCacccagaaccgactgggcctggttctaatacagccactattttaatcgcaaaattattgtttttgacactgtttatggtgggaaatagctccagaaccatcctgtgtgaatagtgaaaatacatccacccacacaaaacactaattctgggtaaa from the Stigmatopora nigra isolate UIUO_SnigA chromosome 14, RoL_Snig_1.1, whole genome shotgun sequence genome contains:
- the LOC144207684 gene encoding uncharacterized protein LOC144207684: MDIGDPAYELAETKTDRQSEDSEAALKKLRENWAEYDLTIYTDGSTLSSNENGGAGIIFTTSPPEDPRILRTVSIPAGRWCSSHRAELKAVAFALEDEARDKNLRTIRVVQDSKAVLTRIENCNPTIPLASSEEKTILESLQKCHRNNCKVTFSWCQSHCGVKGNELADDAAKVETKENQNNVGILDTTAKAAIWRFTRREFVTKPLLRAIYGERGEQLNRVEERRLSRKDQVTVSRLRSGHHPDLRYWQNLINSEESTQCRGCEMGQETAEHVLLECPAVGPFTRGTLVTKGSMAKDHVSIIRVWNRWRTKVIGAGKVASQ